A part of Perca fluviatilis chromosome 15, GENO_Pfluv_1.0, whole genome shotgun sequence genomic DNA contains:
- the LOC120574577 gene encoding hemicentin-1 isoform X2: MDRMCSLKTLLCITVPERYGNYFDYWGKGTMVTVTTATPTAPTVFPLMQCGSGTGDMVTLGCLATGFTPSSLTYAWNKNGAALTDFIKYPPVQKDNVYSGVSQIRVSRQDWDAREIFKCVVEHASGQPKEVIFRKEVDRIVYPNITLHPVWEGEYGASPVRLLCTLRGFCPDGLSVEWKQDNQPLTIATITTKLQSVEDKTFSLSSEIEPNRTVWAYGSSFTCKSIHKNQEFIKKISICQIHGSAPPSIQVEIPSFKTVMTESTKSVNATCLVPTVLDAKVTWLMDGKPSTTASQVKNTTHIVSKVTVSLSEWKQLKSITCKAEHKCFPSTERTVSVAGPAVTTPLVEIRRSLKDLLKMDSAVLECDVTQLSSRDLYVTFQANSADISDKQYVDLPEGPGLHSISRSCSIPTHYWKKDTNFSCTVNQGFSGNFKSNSAGNVFVDPSMELLLAPSEESEQQRLLCSAWGFNPQIKWSTESQQRSSSTYELSMGADGRVAVTSHLHIPHTEWSTGKVFTCEVTDKSLKTNVKKEISLCSVYSSGPPFIHVESPSFKTVMMTESTESVKSTCLVRTVLDAKVTWLMDGKPTTTASQVKNTTHIVSEVTVSLSEWKQLKSITCKAEHKCFPSTERTVSVAGPAVTAPLVEIRRSLKDLLKMDSAVLECDVTQLSSRDLYVTFQANSADISDKQYVDLPEAPGLHSISRSFSIPTNYWKKETNFSCTVNQGFSGNFKSNSASNVFVDPSMELLLAPSEESEQQRLLCSAWGFNPQIKWSTESQQRSSSTYELSMGADGRVAVTSHLHIPHTEWSTGMVFTCEVTDKSLKTNVKKEISLCSVYSSGPPFIHVESPSFKTVMMTESTESVKSTCLVRTVLDAKVTWLMDGKPSTTASQVTNTTHIVSEVTVSLSEWKQLKSITCKAEHKCFPSTERTVSVAGPAVTTPLVEIRRSLKDLLKMDSAVLECDVTQLSSRDLYVTFQADSADISDKQYVDLPEAPGLHSISRSFSIPTNYWKKDTNFSCTVNQGFSGNFKSNSADNVFVDPSMELLLAPTEESEQQRLLCSAWGFNPQIKWSTESQQRSSSTYELSMGADGRVAVTSHLHIPHTEWSTGMVFTCEVTDKSLKTNVKKEISLCSVYSSGPPFIHVESPSFKTVMMTESTESVKSTCLVRTVLDAKVTWLMDGKPSTTASQVKNTTHIVSEVTVSLSEWKQLKSITCKAEHKCFPSTERTVSVAGPAVTAPLVEIRRSLKDLLKMDSAVLECDVTQLSSRDLYVTFQANSADISDKQYVDLPEAPGLHSISRSFSIPTNYWKKDTNFSCTVNQGFSGNFKSNSADNVFVDPSMELLLAPSEESEQQRLLCSAWGFNPQIKWSTESQQRSSSTYELSMGADGRVAVTSHLHIPHTEWSTGKVFTCEVTDKSLKTNVKKEISLCSVYSSGPPFIHVESPSFKTVMMTESTESVKSTCLVRTVLDAKVTWLMDGKPSTTASQVKNTTHIVSEVTVSLSEWKQLKSITCKAEHKCFPSTERTVSVAGPAVTAPLVEIRRSLKDLLKMDSAVLECDVTQLSSRDLYVTFQANSADISDKQYVDLPEGPGLHSISRSFSIPTNYWKKDTNFSCTVNQGFSGNFKSNSAGNVFVDPSMELLLAPSEESEQQRLLCSAWGFNPQIKWSTESQQRSSSTYDISMGADGRVAVTSHLHIPRTEWSTGKVFTCEVTDKSLKTNVKKEISLCSVTPASSQMLGIYVQGPPLQELQNKGPVTITCLLVGPSLNDFSVTWKVDGKSYSLNVHKEPPVSHSNGTETLRSSLDVLAEDWHAYKQVSCEAKHQCSNQSYEDHIIKSRVTQPSAILLQGSGELVCLVSTFSPESINITWLLDGKELWDYNTSEPHRGPNGKFSIQSHLRLSQVIWLRGAVLTCRVTHANTTLFLNKSKPDILEDFNFLDDTMHAEVNQDTDVESWYMAFTFLACFLISIIYGVLATMIKTK; the protein is encoded by the exons CCACTCCAACTGCACCAACTGTGTTTCCGCTGATGCAATGTGGTTCTGGGACCGGAGACATGGTCACTCTTGGCTGCCTTGCCACCGGCTTCACACCCTCCTCACTGACCTACGCATGGAACAAAAATGGGGCTGCCTTGACAGACTTCATTAAGTACCCTccggtgcagaaagacaacgtTTATTCTGGAGTCAGTCAAATCCGAGTGAGCAGACAGGACTGGGACGCAAGGGAGATTTTCAAATGTGTCGTGGAACATGCATCAGGACAGCCAAAAGAGGTTATTTTCCGAAAGGAAG TTGATCGGATCGTCTATCCAAACATCACATTACACCCTGTCTGGGAAGGTGAATATGGGGCCTCACCAGTCAGACTCCTCTGCACCCTAAGAGGCTTCTGCCCAGACGGACTGAGTGTGGAGTGGAAGCAGGACAACCAGCCTCTAACTATTGCCACAATCACAACAAAGCTGCAGAGTGTGGAGGACAAAACCTTCAGTCTAAGCAGTGAGATTGAGCCAAATAGGACTGTTTGGGCATATGGCTCAAGTTTTACATGCAAGTCCATTCACAAGAATCaggaatttataaaaaaaataagtatttgtCAAA TCCATGGAAGTGCCCCTCCTTCCATCCAAGTGGAGATCCCCAGCTTTAAGACAGTAATGACAGAATCCACTAAGTCTGTGAACGCAACATGTTTGGTTCCCACTGTTCTTGATGCCAAGGTGACCTGGCTGATGGATGGGAAACCGAGTACAACAGCGAGCCAGGTCAAAAACACAACTCATATAGTCAGTAAAGTGACAGTTTCTTTAAGTGAATGGAAACAACTCAAGTCTATAACATGTAAAGCTGAACATAAGTGCTTCCCATCTACTGAGAGGACTGTGAGTGTTGCAG GGCCTGCAGTTACAACCCCGTTGGTTGAGATTAGAAGATCCCTCAAAGATTTGTTGAAGATGGACAGCGCAGTGCTGGAGTGTGATGTCACACAACTCTCATCACGTGACCTGTACGTCACCTTTCAGGCCAACAGTGCTGACATCTCTGACAAACAGTATGTTGATCTTCCTGAAGGCCCAGGCCTCCATTCAATCAGCAGAAGCTGCTCTATCCCTACACATTACTGGAAGAAAGACACaaatttcagctgcacagtgAACCAAGGCTTCTCTGGCAACTTCAAGTCAAACTCAGCTGGCAATGTTTTTG TGGACCCATCAATGGAACTTCTTCTGGCCCCCAGTGAAGAATCAGAACAACAGAGGCTCTTATGCTCTGCATGGGGCTTCAACCCTCAAATTAAATGGTCTACTGAGTCTCAGCAAAGATCTTCATCAACTTATGAACTCAGCATGGGTGCAGATGGACGTGTGGCAGTAACCAGTCATCTTCATATCCCTCACACAGAGTGGAGCACAGGGAAGGTGTTCACTTGTGAAGTAACTGACAAGTCTCtgaaaacaaatgtgaaaaagGAGATCAGCCTCTGCTCAG TTTATTCAAGTGGCCCTCCTTTCATCCACGTGGAGAGTCCCAGCTTTAAGACAGTAATGATGACAGAATCCACGGAATCCGTGAAATCAACATGTTTGGTCCGCACTGTTCTTGATGCCAAGGTGACCTGGCTGATGGATGGGAAACCGACTACAACAGCGAGCCAGGTCAAAAACACAACTCATATAGTCAGTGAAGTGACGGTTTCTTTAAGTGAATGGAAACAACTCAAGTCTATAACATGTAAAGCTGAACATAAGTGCTTCCCATCCACTGAGAGGACTGTGAGTGTTGCAG GGCCTGCAGTTACAGCCCCATTGGTTGAGATTAGAAGATCCCTCAAAGATTTGTTGAAGATGGACAGCGCAGTGCTGGAGTgtgatgtcacacagctctCATCACGTGACCTGTACGTCACCTTTCAGGCCAACAGTGCTGACATCTCTGACAAACAGTATGTTGATCTTCCTGAAGCCCCAGGCCTCCATTCAATCAGCAGAAGCTTCTCTATCCCTACAAATTACTggaagaaagagacaaatttcagctgcacagtgAACCAAGGCTTCTCTGGCAACTTCAAGTCAAACTCTGCTAGCAATGTTTTTG TGGACCCATCAATGGAACTTCTTCTGGCCCCCAGTGAAGAATCAGAACAACAGAGGCTCTTATGCTCTGCATGGGGCTTCAACCCTCAAATTAAATGGTCTACTGAGTCTCAGCAAAGATCTTCATCAACTTATGAACTCAGCATGGGTGCAGATGGACGTGTGGCAGTAACCAGTCATCTTCATATCCCTCACACAGAGTGGAGCACAGGGATGGTGTTCACTTGTGAAGTAACTGACAAGTCTCtgaaaacaaatgtgaaaaagGAGATCAGCCTCTGCTCAG TTTATTCAAGTGGCCCTCCTTTCATCCACGTGGAGAGTCCCAGCTTTAAGACAGTAATGATGACAGAATCCACGGAATCCGTGAAATCAACATGTTTGGTCCGCACTGTTCTTGATGCCAAGGTGACCTGGCTGATGGATGGGAAACCGAGTACAACAGCGAGCCAGGTCACAAACACAACTCATATAGTCAGTGAAGTGACGGTTTCTTTAAGTGAATGGAAACAACTCAAGTCTATAACATGTAAAGCTGAACATAAGTGCTTCCCATCCACTGAGAGGACTGTGAGTGTTGCAG GGCCTGCAGTTACAACCCCGTTGGTTGAGATTAGAAGATCCCTCAAAGATTTGTTGAAGATGGACAGCGCAGTGCTGGAGTGTGATGTCACACAACTCTCATCACGTGACCTGTACGTCACCTTTCAGGCCGACAGTGCTGACATCTCTGACAAACAGTATGTTGATCTTCCTGAAGCCCCAGGCCTCCATTCAATCAGTAGAAGCTTCTCTATCCCTACAAATTACTGGAAGAAAGACACaaatttcagctgcacagtgAACCAAGGCTTCTCTGGCAACTTCAAGTCAAACTCTGCTGACAATGTTTTTG TGGACCCATCAATGGAACTTCTTCTGGCCCCCACTGAAGAATCAGAACAACAGAGGCTCTTATGCTCTGCATGGGGCTTCAACCCTCAAATTAAATGGTCTACTGAGTCTCAGCAAAGATCTTCATCAACTTATGAACTCAGCATGGGTGCAGATGGACGTGTGGCAGTAACCAGTCATCTTCATATCCCTCACACAGAGTGGAGCACAGGGATGGTGTTCACTTGTGAAGTAACTGACAAGTCTCtgaaaacaaatgtgaaaaagGAGATCAGCCTCTGCTCAG TTTATTCAAGTGGCCCTCCTTTCATCCACGTGGAGAGTCCCAGCTTTAAGACAGTAATGATGACAGAATCCACGGAATCCGTGAAATCAACATGTTTGGTCCGCACTGTTCTTGATGCCAAGGTGACCTGGCTGATGGATGGGAAACCGAGTACAACAGCGAGCCAGGTCAAAAACACAACTCATATAGTCAGTGAAGTGACGGTTTCTTTAAGTGAATGGAAACAACTCAAGTCTATAACATGTAAAGCTGAACATAAGTGCTTCCCATCCACTGAGAGGACTGTGAGTGTTGCAG GGCCTGCAGTTACAGCCCCGTTGGTTGAGATTAGAAGATCCCTCAAAGATTTGCTGAAGATGGACAGCGCAGTGCTGGAGTgtgatgtcacacagctctCATCACGTGACCTGTACGTCACCTTTCAGGCCAACAGTGCTGACATCTCTGACAAACAGTATGTTGATCTTCCTGAAGCCCCAGGCCTCCATTCAATCAGCAGAAGCTTCTCTATCCCTACAAATTACTGGAAGAAAGACACaaatttcagctgcacagtgAACCAAGGCTTCTCTGGCAACTTCAAGTCAAACTCTGCTGACAATGTTTTTG TGGACCCATCAATGGAACTTCTTCTGGCCCCCAGTGAAGAATCAGAACAACAGAGGCTCTTATGCTCTGCATGGGGCTTCAACCCTCAAATTAAATGGTCTACTGAGTCTCAGCAAAGATCTTCATCAACTTATGAACTCAGCATGGGTGCAGATGGACGTGTGGCAGTAACCAGTCATCTTCATATCCCTCACACAGAGTGGAGCACAGGGAAGGTGTTCACTTGTGAAGTAACTGACAAGTCTCtgaaaacaaatgtgaaaaagGAGATCAGCCTCTGCTCAG TTTATTCAAGTGGCCCTCCTTTCATCCACGTGGAGAGTCCCAGCTTTAAGACAGTAATGATGACAGAATCCACGGAATCCGTGAAATCAACATGTTTGGTCCGCACTGTTCTTGATGCCAAGGTGACCTGGCTGATGGATGGGAAACCGAGTACAACAGCGAGCCAGGTCAAAAACACAACTCATATAGTCAGTGAAGTGACGGTTTCTTTAAGTGAATGGAAACAACTCAAGTCTATAACATGTAAAGCTGAACATAAGTGCTTCCCATCCACTGAGAGGACTGTGAGTGTTGCAG GGCCTGCAGTTACAGCCCCGTTGGTTGAGATTAGAAGATCCCTCAAAGATTTGTTGAAGATGGACAGCGCAGTGCTGGAGTgtgatgtcacacagctctCATCACGTGACCTGTACGTCACCTTTCAGGCCAACAGTGCTGACATCTCTGACAAACAGTATGTTGATCTTCCTGAAGGCCCAGGCCTCCATTCAATCAGCAGAAGCTTCTCTATCCCTACAAATTACTGGAAGAAAGACACaaatttcagctgcacagtgAACCAAGGCTTCTCCGGCAACTTCAAGTCAAACTCTGCTGGCAATGTTTTTG TGGACCCATCAATGGAACTTCTTCTGGCCCCCAGTGAAGAATCAGAACAACAGAGGCTCTTATGCTCTGCATGGGGCTTCAACCCTCAAATTAAATGGTCTACTGAGTCTCAGCAAAGATCTTCATCAACTTATGACATCAGCATGGGTGCAGATGGACGTGTGGCAGTAACCAGTCATCTTCATATCCCTCGCACAGAGTGGAGCACAGGGAAGGTGTTCACTTGTGAAGTAACTGACAAGTCTCtgaaaacaaatgtgaaaaagGAGATCAGCCTCTGCTCAg TAACTCCGGCATCATCTCAGATGCTTGGCATATATGTTCAGGGACCACCACTCCAGGAGCTTCAGAACAAGGGTCCGGTGACTATTACCTGTCTTCTAGTCGGCCCTTCTCTTAATGATTTCTCTGTCACCTGGAAAGTAGATGGGAAAAGTTATTCCCTCAATGTCCATAAGGAGCCACCAGTGAGTCACAGCAATGGGACGGAGACTTTGCGGAGCTCCCTCGATGTGTTAGCGGAGGATTGGCATGCATATAAACAAGTGTCTTGCGAGGCAAAGCATCAATGTTCCAACCAGAGCTACGAGGATCATATAATCAAAAGCAGAG TCACCCAACCTTCAGCCATCTTGCTCCAGGGCTCTGGTGAACTTGTGTGCCTGGTCTCCACGTTCAGCCCTGAATCCATTAACATCACTTGGTTACTCGATGGCAAGGAACTGTGGGACTACAACACCAGTGAACCCCACAGAGGCCCAAACGGAAAGTTCAGCATCCAAAGCCACCTTCGTCTGTCCCAAGTCATCTGGTTACGTGGGGCAGTCCTCACCTGCAGGGTGACACATGCAAACACCACCCTATTCCTGAATAAATCGAAACCAG ACATCTTGGAGGACTTTAATTTCTTAGATGACACCATGCATGCTGAAGTAAACCAAGACACAGATGTGGAAAGCTGGTATATGGCTTTCACTTTTCTCGCTTGTTTCCTCATCTCCATTATCTATGGTGTCTTGGCTACCATGATTAAG ACTAAGTGA